From the genome of Lotus japonicus ecotype B-129 chromosome 6, LjGifu_v1.2, one region includes:
- the LOC130725133 gene encoding uncharacterized protein LOC130725133 yields MAWFTTLPRGSITNFRDFSSKFLVQFSASKTKQVTIEDLYNVRQSEGETLEQYVKRFSAASVKTEEYEPKACTCTFKNRLQPGKLNSKLSRKPAKSMAEVRARANTYILDEEDDAFKRRCAKEEKDGDQRDVSPEDMSSKEKVEGSRSRDRKVRTGERAPRESLYPKKENIKRCRPWHQADPGRREEVGKSLNAHLTELLREVKATHAVEEGERGNDPPRATTDKTKWCEYHRSAGYDTGDCFTLKNEIERFIRAGRHS; encoded by the coding sequence ATGGCGTGGTTCACGACTCTACCACGAGGATCCATCACGAACTTTCGTGACTTCTCATCCAAATTCCTTGTCCAGTTCTCGGCGAGCAAAACTAAACAGGTGACGATTGAAGATTTGTACAATGTGCGTCAATCTGAGGGCGAGACTTTGGAGCAGTACGTGAAGCGGTTCAGTGCTGCGTCAGTAAAGACAGAGGAATACGAGCCAAAAGCCTGTACCTGCACCTTTAAAAACAGATTGCAGCCAGGAAAACTAAATAGTAAATTGAGCCGAAAGCCAGCCAAGTCAATGGCGGAGGTGCGAGCCCGGGCGAACACGTACATACTTGACGAGGAGGATGACGCTTTTAAGCGTAGATGCGCGAAGGAGGAGAAGGATGGCGACCAGAGGGACGTATCACCAGAAGATATGTCGAGCAAGGAGAAAGTAGAGGGAAGCAGAAGTCGGGATAGGAAGGTTCGAACAGGGGAAAGGGCGCCGAGGGAATCTTTGTATCCcaaaaaggaaaatattaaGCGGTGCCGGCCATGGCATCAGGCTGACCCTGGTCGCCGAGAGGAGGTAGGGAAAAGCTTGAACGCCCACCTGACAGAGCTGCTGCGTGAAGTGAAGGCGACACACGCAGTTGAGGAGGGCGAAAGAGGGAATGACCCGCCGCGGGCAACGACAGACAAGaccaagtggtgtgagtaccaccgtTCAGCAGGATATGACACGGGGGATTGCTTTACTCTGAAGAATGAGATCGAGAGGTTCATCCGAGCGGGGCGTCACAGCTGA